The following nucleotide sequence is from Cercospora beticola chromosome 2, complete sequence.
ATTCCATGGTGGCCGCTGCCCGTctttggcgaagatgagCGCGACAACTTCAGACATTGTGAAGTGTGATTACCGCAGCACAGATGTCACAAAATGTCAATGCCTTTGCGTTGGGTCGTACTTGGTCAGTCATCTCGCTGAAGAAGACGCTTAGCAAACCCGAAAACACGCCGCTGCGTGCCACGTGCTGAATGCCAAGCCTACGTGAGCCAACTCGTCCTGCCGTCATTGCTCGTGGCTTCGTGAGTTCGATTGGAAGATATAATACTGTGCGATATCGTACAGTATAGAGGCGTACAAGACTGCTGTACAGTTATATACATATTCTGTCAAGCCTTGAGCCTCATATCTTTCTATCCGACTTTTTCGCAGCAAGCTGTACATTCAGTATATGCAACGCAACTCGGGGTATATGATTCAAACGCATCCCAGCATAACTCATGATCATAGTCATCAACATCATTCCTTGGCCTCGTATAGCCACTTTCTGTCCAAGGTATCTCCTCCTATTGCTCTTGTTTATCTGGTCCCATTCTTGTCACGCCTCTCCTTCCAAGCCTGTTCTGCAGCGGGACTGAGCTCAATGAGTTTGTCCATGCCTGCCACAAAGACACCATCGAGACGGAGTAGCGCAAGATTCAACAAGTCGCAGCTTCTACTCTTGATCCGCAATAAGCTGCGCCAAGTGTTCAGAAGTCCAAGGCATTCTTTGGCATCACTAAGCGTCGGCGAGGTTACGAAAAGCAGGAGCATGAATGAGGAAGCGATCGTGAAGTTGGTCCTGGCATCTACAGAAGTGGTCAGTGATTGATTCAAGTTGTTGAATATCGTACGTAGAACTTACAGCTTGTCCAGAAACCTTCTAGCTCTCGCGCATGAAGATCGTCCAGAAAGGTTGAGATTTCTTTCGCAACAGCCAAAGCACCCGTCCGCAGGGCAGTGATGGCCGCTGCATTCGCATCTGTCACTCTGGGACGAAGCATCGCGCGGAAAAGCTCGATCTTGGCAGTGATATAGGCTAGCTGTAGAGATCCATTACCGTCAAGCTCAAATTGAACAGACCTTCGCCTCTCGCTGGTAGGAGTACCCGTGGTCGATGGTGCACCAGTGGTTGGTTGACTAGGTAGTAGTCCTGCGGGAAGGCCTTGATACCACTCTGTCAGACGGATCCGCAGAGGCTTCGCAACTTCAAGGGTAGCCTCGAGGCTGGTGTGAAGCTGCCTCGTAGCTTTTATGCTGAAGAGCTCCCGTAGAATGTCGTTGACGATCAGCGTGAGCTCACACAGCTTCAGGAAGTGATGACAGCTGAAGTCTGACATGTGTTCTTCATCATACCGGCGATCTGCTTCAGGGAAGTCGTCTTCTGTCAGTTTCGGCACATCCCAGTCATCCGCTTGGATGTGGCTGCTGCGCCCAAAATTGAGCGCCAACCATTTATCTTGCACGAATGTTGCCCAAGCCAAGCGTTTTCGCTGTTTGATCTCCCAGTCTGGTATCGGCCAATCCGTAGGATCTCGATTGAGTCCTAGAGCCTGCGCAATGCTGACTGCGGTCGACATCATGACCCACTTGAACGGCGTATCACCAACATGTCGATTCGTTGGCCGTCGCTGAACCAACAAGAGTAGTGTTTGTAGAACAGCGATCGATGGCGTGTGCAGAAGAGGCTGACACGACAGCCACGACAGTTTGAATAGCGCGTCGGCAGATGGTGGTGTGTAGACTTCCACGCAGAGCTTGTCGTCCCAAGCACAAAACGGTAGCGCATGACCATAGATGGCGGCCAGTGCACAAGGAGGCACTTCTCGAGGTTCCCTAATGCCCCCACCATTCTGTTCACCACCTTCGCGGCTCAAAATGGGAAAATACGGTTGCACGTACTTGTAGAATAACCGAATCAATCGCTTTCCAGTTTCCGCCGGCACgagctcttccagctctctGCGCCATTTCTCGCTCGATTCAGATCTGTCCTGCGGCTGAGCTTTGGAAGCCAGTCCATTGTGCTGAATTACAAAGAAAGCGGGAATTGTGTCCTGGTCTTGTACCGGACCACTATTCATTTTACGCATTCGTAGCGACTGAAAGGAAGCCTCGTTGTGCTCATCGTAGCGATATCTCGACAAGAGGTACGGGTCCAGCTCGCCACCAAGCCCCACCAATTGAGCATTGCTGGAATGCTGGCGATCGAGTGAAGGCTCACCACTGGTTGAATCGAATGGCAGAGATAGATCGATTGGCAAGCTCGCTGCAGTGGATTGCGGTGAGGTAGAATGCTCCAGGGACGAGCTGGGGCGGTGTCCGTTGTTGTTGCGGTGATCATGCGTATGTACCGTGGCCGTAGAGATCGACATGGGCTCGTAGGGTTGAAATGGCACAGGCTCCGGATATAGAGAGTGATCGAATGCGAATTCGTTGCTGTGCAAGGCCCCGTTCAAGGTGGACATGCCGTTGACGGAGAATGGGTTGATTCCGTTCTCCCATGGCAGCAGATCGTGCTGCATATCCAAAATGCCGCCATTGGTAAAGGCCGGCGTGGAGTCGTGGCTCCCCGTTCGCGCGCTCTTGTACATGCCATTCTGGTTCGCATCCTGGTCCGATCCCGCGTCATTGGGTCTGCGCCGTTTCGCGGGAGACTCGAGGAAGGTGCACTCTTTGTTGTACCTAATACAGAGCTCGCACGGCGGCGCTGTCTCCAAGTGGCAGGCAGCCTTCTTATACCGACAAAAATCACACGGTCTCTTATTGCGCGACTTGTATGCTCGTGCTCGTTCCGAACCGTCCGCGCTCTGCTGGGCAGCCGGGGGAGGTGGACTGGCCTGGCTCGTGCTGGCACTCGACTGCTGGTGGGGGAAGGACGGCATTGGGGGCGCGGGCATGGAGTgcgagggcggcggcggaagagCAGGGCGAGGGTGGGATGGGGCGGAGGGCGAGAAGGCGGCCATAATGAAGAGTCAtccaggagcagcagcagcaatagtGCCGCTGCAATCTGCCTCAACGCGGCCCACACGACTGGAGACGTCGCAGCAGAGGTGAAGTCGCAATGCGATGCGATGCTGCAGCAACATTCACTTGCGACTCCACTGCCGATAGCGGGACGACCGCATGCTCATGATCGACGCGCGCTGGCTGATACGCGACCTTCCTTCCTCCGACCAACTGGGTAGTCCGATGCGCGCCCGTCGTATACGCAATAGGCCGCTGTCCAGCAACACAGACCGGTCTCGCTCCAATGCTGGCAGAGGGATGCTGATGAATACCAACAACCCTCCTCCGCTGCCTCCTCTCGTCTCCACTTCTGGAACAGGTCCTCGGCTGGCTGCATATGGCCCAACCACAAGCGGCAAGCCATGAGCTTATCACTTATCGTCACTGCCCACGCGAGACGCACGCTACGCCTCGACGACGAATCATCGTGAACTTGTTACTTCACTTGCTGGTGAGTCTTGACTAACGACAACGAACGAGACACGCTCCGAACATGACGACTTCGCCATGCCCGACAAGGTACTCCAGACAGACCCTGGAGCCCCAACGCTTCACCTCTTATCCTCGCTGATAACGCAGGATGATTGCACAGTATGTGCCATTCAAGCCGCAGTTATCTTCTGGCAGTGAAAGGTTAACCTTCCATGGAGGATCTTCCAAGCATACGTCCGAACGTGATCATACCGGACCATGAAAAGAGAAGTTGTCAAATGCAATTTCGTGGAACAATTGTGAATCGAGACTCTTCTGAGGGTATTCCCAGGACGGCATCGTCTGAATGTCGTGCTCACGCAAAATGTTCAGATCTAGTATGTCGTGAACAAGTCGTACGCGTGGTCTATGGGCTAGCAGACGCGAGTCTTACCCTACGGCCAAGACTTACGAAAGCTGGAACATCCTCCTAGCACCTCGCATGGAAGTTACTTTGTACTCCGCCTCCATTCTGACAAGAAGCACTCATCAAGAACAACGAGATATCGCCGCGTGCTCCGACACGAGTATGCCGACGGCGAGTAGACACCGGCCCGAGCAACCGCTGCCAATTCTACTATCAGCAGAAGCGGGGCAAAGTTGCGACTTCATCCGATAGCTATCTGCAACGTCTGCTGGAGCCCATACCACCACCCCGATACAACTTTATTGAGTGCCCTATAGGCTCCGCATTGCAAAGTGGTCGACTGCTATTCTCTCCTCCATCATAGCAGTATCTTACTCAGAAGCTAAGTCACAATATTCTTTCGTCAGCAACGATCATGCCTCGAACAATACGTATAGCAGCAGCCCAGATAGGAGCAGTCCATCGAGACACGCCGCGAGAAAAGGTCCTCCAACGAATGATCAACTTACTCGAAAATGCCTCAAACCGCGGAGCAGAAGTCGTCCTCTTCCCCGAACTAGCCTTCACAACATTCTTCCCCCGCCACTTAATCACCTCAGAAACAGAACTCTCCAACTTTTTCGAAAACGGCAACATCACTACATCTCCTCAAACAGCCCCCCTCTTCCAAAAAGCCTCCTCTCTctccatcgacatcatcatcggcttcGCAGAAACCACACCCGAAAACCAAAACTTCAACACGAGCATCTACTACCACTCCAAAACCCAAACCATCCTCTCCAAATACCGCAAAATCCACCTCCCAGGAACCTTCGAACCCTTCTCCAACCCTGACGCAACCAACCAACTCGAAAAACGCTACTTCCTCCCAGGAGACCTCGGGTTCGAAGCCTTCCGCATCCCAGATCTAGCACAAAACACAGAACCCATCTTCGGTATGCTAATCTGCAACGATCGTCGCTGGCCCGAAGCCTGGCGCTGTCTCGGACTCCAAGGCGTTAAAGTCGTACTTTGCGGATATAATACTGCAGCTTTCGCTCCCGAACTCTGGGGTTCGGATGCGAATCAATCACCAGAGAAAGCGGAAGAGGATGCGCTTTCTCATCATCGGCTTGTGATGCAGAGTAATAGTTACATGAATGCGACGTATAGTGTTTGTGCGGCGAGGTGTGGATTGGATGATGGGAAGCTTGGTTTAATTGGAGGGAGTTGTATTGTTGATCCGGAGGGGAGGATTTTGGCGGAGGCGAAGACAAAGGGGGATGAGGTGGTTCTTGCGAAGATTGATTTGGAGAGGTGTTGGCaggggaagacgaagacgttTGATTTTGAAAGGCATAGGAGGGTGGAGCATTATGGGAGGATTGTTGAGCAGACCGGCGTGGTGGAGCCTCCGAGGTTGTTTGCTGGGGAAGATGTTGCGAGTGCTCGAGTTAATGGcagttctgctgctgcagccaacAGCATACCGATGAGACCTACCATTTCGCACAAGACAGATCAAATACGAATCCTCCTGATCAATCCAAACGCTACGCCTTCGATGACTGCGTCCTGCGTTGCCTCTGTCTTACCAACATTGCCGCCTGACGTTTCTGTGACCCCCTTTACCGGGCCTTCGAACGATGCACCAACAGCAATTGAAGGCCAAGTCGACGCCATACTTTCTTCAGCTGCCTGCTTCCGCTCTCTGATCGCTCAGCCAGACCTGATCGCCACACACGACGCCATTCTCGTAGCTTGCTATTCCGCACACCCACTTATAAACATGCTCCGCGAAGAATACGATCTTCCAGTAATTGGAATCATGGAATCCAGCCTCCTGATCTCCCGAACTCTAGGCTCCAAATTTGGTATCGTGGCGACATCTGGACGCTCAGCGATAGCTCACTGGAGCAATGTAGCACACTATAACATGACGCCTTACTGTGCTGGAATCGAGTCTTGCGACCTAGGAGTTCTGGACCTCGAAAGATTACCTAGAAAGGAAGTTATGAAGATTCTGCAAAATGTTTCGAGAAAGTTGACATCGCAAGGAGCAGAAGTGCTATGTCTTGGGTGTGCGGGGATGACAGAGATGAAGCTCGCGCTGGAAGAGGTTGTATCGCAAGAAGGCGTGCAAGTTGTAGATGGTGTTGTGGCAGGAGTGCAGCATTTGATTGGGATTGTGAGGATGGGTGGGAAGACGGGGAAGAAAGGTGTTTGGAGGAGTAGTGCTGATGGAAGGAAGCGAAGGGGGCAAGAATATGTGTAGAATATGTCTGTCAGTGCAAGAGATGTGACTTTGGCGTGAAAGCATTCTCCGTGGAGGAAGGCGGATTGTTCCTTGCAATTGTGAGACTCGTCCACGGAAGCACGGCGCGGTCTTCCGAAATTCTGCCTATAGCCTGCGGGCAGCAGAGCGCCATGGGAGTTCAGTAATCGGGTCGGAACAGATTGCTCAGGACATGGCCAGAGTGCAAGTGATACGAGATCGAAAAGAAGGTCCTGGCGCGCGATGTGTGTGCCTGGAAACTCTTCCCTCTTCGCTGATCTCTGCATGTCCCCGCTCTCTGGAGTTTGTGGTGACAGTTGCTCACAAATCTTCCGGCTGACGCTGTGTAAACGATGCACGAATCGGGAGGTGTATTAAGCCGGAGCCGGTCATGCAGTCTGGTCCTTCCAgtgatggcggcgaggcAGGCCGACGTCGCAAGAGGTTGATGAAGTAATATTCTAATGGAGGAGATGCCCCATGGGAACGTGCCCAGTGTGGATGCTGCTGATGGGGTTGGAGACAGAGACGATGGCATAGCGGTGCCGGCCCCACAAGTGGGCAAGCGTGTTGTCGTGCGAAACAACGCAGCTTGGCGACGGGCGTGCTCTGTTACATCGCGTTTGCCGCAGTCGGTAAGGCTGTCAAACCATGGCCAGCTGCGAGTCTGCGACGAGCGCCGTCAGCCACCGGCGCACCATTTGATTTGCGCACTTCTTCACTGACTGTACCCGCATGGCAGTGGCGCTCCTTTCGCTTCCTCCATTCGCTCGCTATTCACGGCTGCCGCATGCGCGCGCCGGGGCGACTTCGCGACACGCAGTCACGCATTCACCAAGGCCCACCACCTGCGGCCTTCACTGCCTCTTATTACAGGCTGTTTGCTGCGAAGACGTGACATAAGATCTCGCAGTCAGCGCCTTCCCTCGCGCGGGCCTGTCTGTCTGCCCTCAGCCGCGTCCCATATCGACAGAAAGTACGGCTCACCAGGCGCCGCTCGGATTGTACAGTACTCCCGCATTGATTGACAGCATGCGTTTCGAACCAATTCTCGCGCTGGGCGCGACAGCTTCTGCTACGAATTTGTTCGTCGCTGACTACAGCGGCAACATCACCACTTTGTCCCTTTCCGAGAGCAACGGCAACTACTCGCTCACCAAGACTTCCGCCAGCGATGGATGCGCACCAAACCCAGCCTGGCTCACCATCGACCCTGGTCGAGGGCTGCTGTACTGCACCAACGAAGGCCTTTCTCGTCCTAATGGCTCTCTCGCATCCTTCAGCATCAATGCCGATGGCAGCCTCGACTCCATCGTCAACTTGACTACCGCCAACGGTCCAGTCAGCGCCGCAATCTACGGAAACCCCTCTGCAAGCGAGCGAGGCCTCGTCTTGGCTCACTACTCCGGATCGGCAGTCACAACCTACAAGGTCTCATCGACCGGCAACGTCACGCTGAACGAGGAGTTCTTCTTCACCATTCCATCGCCAGGCCCAGACCCGGACCGACAGGACGCTCCTCACCCACACGAGGCATTCGTCGACCCAACTGGCCAATACATCTTGCTCCCAGATCTTGGTGCTGACCTCGTCCgcatcttcagcttcgatGTCGAAACCCTCAAGCTGACGGAGCTCGATCCCCTCGAGGCTGAGCCAGGTTCCGGCCCTCGCCACCTCGCCTTCTGGACTCCATACAACACTCCCGGTGGCACCACCTACCTCTACCTCGTTGGAGAACTCTCCGCCACTGTGACCGGCTACGCTGTGCAATACTCCACCAACGGCACTGGGCTTTCGTTCGAAGACATTGGCTACCTGAGGACCACCGGCCTCTTCAATGTCCCACAGCGCGTTGCTCCAGCAGAAATCCAAGTCTCCCCAGACAACCGCTTCTTGATCGTCTCCAACCGCAACGACACAACCTTCACTTTGCCAAACGCTATTGGCAAGTCCGACTCACTTGCGACTTTCCCACTTGGCCAGGATGGAAACTTGACTGCTCTCCACCAGCTGTGGCCAGCAGGAGGAAACTTCCCACGCCAC
It contains:
- a CDS encoding uncharacterized protein (antiSMASH:Cluster_6), with protein sequence MAAFSPSAPSHPRPALPPPPSHSMPAPPMPSFPHQQSSASTSQASPPPPAAQQSADGSERARAYKSRNKRPCDFCRYKKAACHLETAPPCELCIRYNKECTFLESPAKRRRPNDAGSDQDANQNGMYKSARTGSHDSTPAFTNGGILDMQHDLLPWENGINPFSVNGMSTLNGALHSNEFAFDHSLYPEPVPFQPYEPMSISTATVHTHDHRNNNGHRPSSSLEHSTSPQSTAASLPIDLSLPFDSTSGEPSLDRQHSSNAQLVGLGGELDPYLLSRYRYDEHNEASFQSLRMRKMNSGPVQDQDTIPAFFVIQHNGLASKAQPQDRSESSEKWRRELEELVPAETGKRLIRLFYKYVQPYFPILSREGGEQNGGGIREPREVPPCALAAIYGHALPFCAWDDKLCVEVYTPPSADALFKLSWLSCQPLLHTPSIAVLQTLLLLVQRRPTNRHVGDTPFKWVMMSTAVSIAQALGLNRDPTDWPIPDWEIKQRKRLAWATFVQDKWLALNFGRSSHIQADDWDVPKLTEDDFPEADRRYDEEHMSDFSCHHFLKLCELTLIVNDILRELFSIKATRQLHTSLEATLEVAKPLRIRLTEWYQGLPAGLLPSQPTTGAPSTTGTPTSERRRSVQFELDGNGSLQLAYITAKIELFRAMLRPRVTDANAAAITALRTGALAVAKEISTFLDDLHARELEGFWTSYARTNFTIASSFMLLLFVTSPTLSDAKECLGLLNTWRSLLRIKSRSCDLLNLALLRLDGVFVAGMDKLIELSPAAEQAWKERRDKNGTR
- a CDS encoding uncharacterized protein (antiSMASH:Cluster_6), producing MPRTIRIAAAQIGAVHRDTPREKVLQRMINLLENASNRGAEVVLFPELAFTTFFPRHLITSETELSNFFENGNITTSPQTAPLFQKASSLSIDIIIGFAETTPENQNFNTSIYYHSKTQTILSKYRKIHLPGTFEPFSNPDATNQLEKRYFLPGDLGFEAFRIPDLAQNTEPIFGMLICNDRRWPEAWRCLGLQGVKVVLCGYNTAAFAPELWGSDANQSPEKAEEDALSHHRLVMQSNSYMNATYSVCAARCGLDDGKLGLIGGSCIVDPEGRILAEAKTKGDEVVLAKIDLERCWQGKTKTFDFERHRRVEHYGRIVEQTGVVEPPRLFAGEDVASARVNGSSAAAANSIPMRPTISHKTDQIRILLINPNATPSMTASCVASVLPTLPPDVSVTPFTGPSNDAPTAIEGQVDAILSSAACFRSLIAQPDLIATHDAILVACYSAHPLINMLREEYDLPVIGIMESSLLISRTLGSKFGIVATSGRSAIAHWSNVAHYNMTPYCAGIESCDLGVLDLERLPRKEVMKILQNVSRKLTSQGAEVLCLGCAGMTEMKLALEEVVSQEGVQVVDGVVAGVQHLIGIVRMGGKTGKKGVWRSSADGRKRRGQEYV
- a CDS encoding uncharacterized protein (antiSMASH:Cluster_6), whose translation is MRFEPILALGATASATNLFVADYSGNITTLSLSESNGNYSLTKTSASDGCAPNPAWLTIDPGRGLLYCTNEGLSRPNGSLASFSINADGSLDSIVNLTTANGPVSAAIYGNPSASERGLVLAHYSGSAVTTYKVSSTGNVTLNEEFFFTIPSPGPDPDRQDAPHPHEAFVDPTGQYILLPDLGADLVRIFSFDVETLKLTELDPLEAEPGSGPRHLAFWTPYNTPGGTTYLYLVGELSATVTGYAVQYSTNGTGLSFEDIGYLRTTGLFNVPQRVAPAEIQVSPDNRFLIVSNRNDTTFTLPNAIGKSDSLATFPLGQDGNLTALHQLWPAGGNFPRHFETNAAGNLVAVGLQNDQAVAILRRDVVTGLIGEPIARIEIGGNVTTVVWDEAPRSGVAGVTGLAGY